In Kitasatospora sp. NBC_00240, the following are encoded in one genomic region:
- the serA gene encoding phosphoglycerate dehydrogenase, with amino-acid sequence MTSKNAVVLIAEELSPATVDALGPDFEIRHCNGADRTELLTAIADVDAILIRSATKVDAEALAAAKKLKVVARAGVGLDNVDVSAATKAGVMVVNAPTSNIVTAAELACGLLIASARHIAPANAALKQGEWKRNKYTGVELSEKVLGVVGLGRIGVLVAQRMSAFGMKIVAYDPYIQAARAAQMGVKLLTLEELLEVSDFITVHLPKTPETIGLIGDEALHKVKPTVRIVNAARGGIVDEAALASALRDGRVAGAGLDVYAKEPCTDSPLFAFDNVVATPHLGASTDEAQEKAGIAVAKSVRLALAGELVPDAVNVQGGVIAEDVRPGLPLAEKLGRIFTALAGEVAVRLDVEVRGEITQHDVKVLELSALKGVFEDVVAETVSYVNAPLFAQERGVEVRLTTSSESPEHRNVITVRGTLSGGGEIAISGTLSGPKQIQKIVGVDAFDVDVALTDHMAFFKYEDRPGVVGILGRHLGDAGINIAGMQVAREGEGALASITVDSQIPQEVLSAIAAEIGAKFARSVDLR; translated from the coding sequence GTGACTTCCAAAAACGCCGTCGTACTGATCGCCGAAGAGCTGTCGCCCGCCACCGTTGACGCCCTCGGGCCGGACTTCGAGATCCGCCACTGCAACGGTGCGGACCGTACCGAGCTGCTGACCGCCATCGCCGACGTGGACGCGATCCTGATCCGCAGCGCCACCAAGGTGGACGCCGAGGCGCTGGCCGCGGCGAAGAAGCTGAAGGTCGTCGCCCGCGCCGGTGTCGGCCTGGACAACGTCGACGTCTCCGCCGCCACCAAGGCCGGCGTGATGGTCGTCAACGCGCCGACCTCCAACATCGTGACCGCGGCCGAGCTGGCCTGTGGCCTGCTGATCGCCAGCGCCCGGCACATCGCCCCCGCCAACGCCGCCCTCAAGCAGGGCGAGTGGAAGCGCAACAAGTACACCGGTGTCGAGCTCTCGGAGAAGGTGCTCGGCGTCGTCGGCCTCGGCCGGATCGGCGTGCTGGTCGCCCAGCGGATGTCCGCCTTCGGCATGAAGATCGTCGCCTACGACCCCTACATCCAGGCCGCCCGCGCGGCCCAGATGGGCGTCAAGCTGCTGACGCTGGAGGAGCTGCTGGAGGTGTCGGACTTCATCACCGTGCACCTTCCGAAGACCCCCGAGACCATCGGCCTGATCGGCGACGAGGCGCTGCACAAGGTCAAGCCGACCGTGCGCATCGTCAACGCGGCCCGCGGCGGCATCGTCGACGAGGCCGCGCTCGCCAGCGCCCTGCGCGACGGCCGGGTGGCCGGCGCCGGCCTGGACGTGTACGCCAAGGAGCCCTGCACCGACTCCCCGCTGTTCGCCTTCGACAACGTGGTCGCCACCCCGCACCTGGGCGCCTCCACCGACGAGGCGCAGGAGAAGGCCGGTATCGCGGTCGCCAAGTCGGTCCGCCTCGCGCTGGCCGGCGAGCTGGTACCCGACGCGGTCAACGTCCAGGGCGGCGTGATCGCCGAGGACGTGCGCCCGGGCCTGCCGCTCGCCGAGAAGCTCGGCCGGATCTTCACCGCGCTGGCCGGCGAGGTCGCCGTCCGCCTGGACGTCGAGGTCCGCGGCGAGATCACCCAGCACGATGTGAAGGTGCTCGAACTCTCCGCGCTCAAGGGTGTGTTCGAGGACGTCGTGGCCGAGACGGTCAGCTACGTCAACGCCCCGCTGTTCGCGCAGGAGCGCGGCGTCGAGGTCCGCCTGACGACCAGCAGCGAGAGCCCCGAGCACCGCAACGTCATCACCGTGCGCGGCACGCTCTCCGGCGGCGGCGAGATCGCCATCTCGGGCACCCTGTCCGGCCCGAAGCAGATCCAGAAGATCGTCGGCGTGGACGCCTTCGACGTGGACGTGGCGCTCACCGACCACATGGCGTTCTTCAAGTACGAGGACCGCCCCGGCGTGGTCGGCATCCTGGGCCGCCACCTCGGCGACGCGGGCATCAACATCGCGGGCATGCAGGTCGCCCGTGAGGGTGAGGGCGCGCTCGCCTCGATCACCGTCGACAGCCAGATCCCGCAGGAGGTCCTGTCGGCGATCGCGGCCGAGATCGGCGCCAAGTTCGCCCGCTCGGTCGACCTGCGCTGA
- the ilvC gene encoding ketol-acid reductoisomerase has translation MAELFYEDDADLSIIQGRKVAVIGYGSQGHAHALSLRDSGVDVRVGLLEGSKSRAKAEEAGLRVVSPSEAAAEADVIMILVPDPIQGDVYKEAIEPNLKAGDALFFGHGLNIRFGFITPPADVDVCMVAPKGPGHLVRRQYVEGRGVPAIVAVEQDATGKGFDLALSYAKGIGATKAGVIKTTFTEETETDLFGEQAVLCGGTAALVKAGFETLVEAGYQPEIAYFECLHELKLIVDLMYEGGLEKMRWSISETAEWGDYVTGPRIITADTKAEMKKVLAEIQDGTFANTWIAEYKAGLPKYNEYKNADSEHLLETTGKKLRKLMSWVKEEA, from the coding sequence GTGGCCGAGCTGTTCTACGAAGACGACGCCGACCTGTCCATCATCCAGGGCCGCAAGGTCGCGGTCATCGGCTACGGCAGCCAGGGCCACGCCCACGCGCTGTCGCTGCGCGACTCGGGCGTGGACGTCCGTGTCGGCCTCCTGGAGGGCTCGAAGTCCCGCGCCAAGGCGGAGGAGGCCGGCCTGCGCGTCGTGTCGCCGTCCGAGGCCGCGGCCGAGGCCGACGTCATCATGATCCTGGTGCCGGACCCCATCCAGGGCGACGTGTACAAGGAGGCCATCGAGCCGAACCTGAAGGCGGGCGACGCCCTCTTCTTCGGCCACGGCCTCAACATCCGCTTCGGCTTCATCACCCCGCCGGCCGACGTCGACGTCTGCATGGTCGCCCCGAAGGGCCCGGGCCACCTGGTCCGCCGCCAGTACGTCGAGGGCCGCGGTGTCCCCGCGATCGTCGCCGTCGAGCAGGACGCCACCGGCAAGGGCTTCGACCTGGCGCTCTCGTACGCCAAGGGCATCGGCGCCACCAAGGCCGGCGTCATCAAGACCACCTTCACCGAGGAGACCGAGACCGACCTGTTCGGTGAGCAGGCCGTCCTCTGCGGTGGCACCGCCGCCCTGGTCAAGGCCGGTTTCGAGACCCTGGTCGAGGCCGGCTACCAGCCGGAGATCGCCTACTTCGAGTGCCTGCACGAGCTGAAGCTCATCGTCGACCTCATGTACGAGGGCGGCCTGGAGAAGATGCGCTGGTCCATCTCGGAGACCGCCGAGTGGGGCGACTACGTCACCGGCCCGCGCATCATCACCGCCGACACCAAGGCCGAGATGAAGAAGGTCCTCGCCGAGATCCAGGACGGCACCTTCGCCAACACCTGGATCGCCGAGTACAAGGCCGGTCTGCCGAAGTACAACGAGTACAAGAACGCCGACTCCGAGCACCTGCTGGAGACCACCGGCAAGAAGCTCCGCAAGCTCATGAGCTGGGTCAAGGAAGAGGCGTAG